Genomic window (Streptomyces yatensis):
TTTCCCCCGCGCAGCACGATCCCGGAGGCCAGTGACAGCAGCGGGAAGCACAGCAGCCAGTCCCCGGCGTAGCCGATGCCCAGCGCGTAGGTGACGGCCGCCAGCCCGGCGAGCGCCAGCAGCGGGGCCCTGGTGCGGCGGCGGCGCTCGTCCAGGCTGGTGTAGATGGCGGTCACGTAGAGCGCGACGAAGGCCGCCGCCCCGGCGCCGCCGAGCCAGGGCAGGGGGGTCTTCCCCTTGAAGAGCGCCTGCACATCACCCGAGAGCATGAAGAGCCAGGGCAGAAAGGCGCGGCGGCCCGGCGGCTTGAGGCGCTCGATGTGCGCGGCGGTGGCATACATGCGTCCGACCTTACGGAAGCGCCCATGAGCTGGGCAGATGCGGATGTCGGGGGATGGCCGTGACATTTGTCCCGGGGCCTTCGCCATCCCGGACAGCGGTTGTCCGAAGGTCGTCCGATGGCGGTTCGCATGTCCACCTGATGGAGCGTCAGCACTCTTCCCCCTGTGGAGCGATTGGGCTATACAGGGTGCCATCGGCTAGAACGCGTTCTAGATATCCATGCGAGCGACGCGACCCGGCCGACCAGCGACGACCCCGGCACGGCCGACGGTGCGGACGGGCGGGCCGGGGTCTTCGGACCGTGGCCGAGCGAGCGGACCAAGGAGTGCTGTCGCCCTATGCCCATCGATGCCGCCAAGGCCATCTCGGCCGAACCCCGCAGCACCGCTCTCACCTGGGGGCACAAGGACATCCAGCTCTACCACCTGGGCATCGGCGCCGGAATCCCCGCCACCGACCCCGAAGAGCTCCGCTACACCCTGGAGAGCAGGCTCCATGTGCTCCCCAGCTTCGCGACCGTCGCGGGCGGCGGTATGGCCGTCGCCGGGGGCATGAGCGCCCCCGGGATCGACGTCGACCTCGCCGCCGTACTGCACGGCGGCCAGACCGTCGAACTGCACCGCCCGATCCCGGTCAGCGGGGAGGCCACCCAGACCTCGAAGGTCGCCGCGGTCTACGACAAGGGCAAGGCCGCCGTCATCGTGCTGCGCTCCGACGTCGCCGACGCGGACGGCCCGCTGTGGACCTGCGACACCCGGATCTTCGCCCGGGGCGAGGGCGGCTTCGGCGGCGAGCGCGGCCCCTCCGACCGTGTGGAGCCGCCCGCCCGGGAGCCGGACCACACCGTGGAGCGGGCCATCCGCGAGGACCAGGCGCTGCTCTACCGGCTCTCCGGGGACTGGAACCCGCTCCACGCCGATCCCGCGTTCGCCGAGGTCGCGGGGTTCGAGCGGCCCATCCTGCACGGGCTGTGCTCGTACGGGATGGTGCTCAAGGCGGTCGTGGACACGGTGCTGGACGGGGACGTCGCCCGGGTGCGCTCGTACACCACCCGCTTCGCCGGGGTGGTCTACCCGGGCGAGACCCTGCGCGTGCGGATGTGGCGGGACGAGGGGCGCGTCCATGTGACGGCGACCGCCGTCGAGCGGGACGACGCGCCGGTCCTCACCGACACCGTCGTCGACCACGTTTGATCCGGCTCGAGCGGGCTCGGGCGGGCTCGGGCCAGCGTGTTCCCAGTGTGATCCCCAAGGAGGCGTCGTGCGCGCGGCCGTACTGCATGAGACGGGACAGGACAAGCTCGAAGTCCTCGACGACATCGAGGCGGTGGGTTTCGGCCCCGGGAAGGTCCGGCTGCGGCTGAGGGCCACCGGGCTGTGCCACTCCGACCTCTCCGCGATGGCCGGGGTGCTGCCGCAGCCCGCGCCGTTCATCCCCGGCCACGAGGGCGCGGGCGAGGTCCTCGATGTGGGCGACGGGGTGACCGGGCTGAGCGCCGGGGACCGGGTGCTGGTGTGCTGGCTGCCCGCCTGCGGCGACTGTCCGGCCTGTCAGCGCGGTCAGACCGAGCTGTGCCTGACCGGGTTCATGAACGCGGGAACCCCCAACTTCCGGCGCTCCGGCGGCAGTTCGCAGGATCTCTTCGGCATGTCCGGGACCGGCACCTTCGCCGAGGAGATCGTCCTCCCCGCGGCTTGCGCCGTGCCGATCCCCGACGACGTCCCGTACGACATCGCGGCCCTCATCGGCTGCGGAGTGACCACCGGGCTCGGGGCGGTCTTCAACACCGCCCGGGTGGAGGCCGGTTCGTCGGTCGCGGTCATCGGCTGCGGCGGGGTGGGCATCAGCGCCATCCAGGGGGCCAGGGCGTCGGGCGCCGCGCAGATCGTCGCCGTCGACCCGGTGGAGTCGCGGCGCGAGGCCGCGCTGCGCTTCGGGGCCACCGAGGCGGTGGCGCCGGACGGCCTCGACACCGCCAAGAACAGCGTCACGGCGGGCGAGGGCTTCGACTACGTCTTCGAGGTCGTGGGCCGCTCCGCCACCGCCCGCCGGGCCTACGAGATCACGCGGCGCGGCGGCACGCTGTGCGTGGTCGGGGCCGGGGCGCTGGACGACTTCCTGCAGTTCAACATGTTCGAGCTGTTCTTCGACGAGAAGCGGATCCTGCCCTCGCTCTACGGCGGCGGCGATGTGCTCCGCTCCTACCGGCGCACCATCGACCTGTGGCGGGCGGGCCGGATCGACCTCGAAGGGCTGATCACCCACCGGGTGCGGCTCGGCGAGATCAACGAGGCGATCGGCCAGATGCGGAGCGGGGAGGCACTGCGCACATGCATCGAGATCTGACGGGCCCCCTGGCGGGGAGTCCACTGACCGGGAACGCGCCGGCCGGGAGCCCGCTGGCCGGGAGCCCATTGAATGGGAGCCCGCTGGCCGGGAAGACCGCGATCGTCACCGGCGCCGGGCGCGGCCTCGGCCGCGCCGAGGCCCTGGAACTGGCCCGGCTGGGCGCGAACGTCGTCGTCAACGACTACGGACAGGGCGGACGCGACGGCTCGGGCGAGGCATCGGCCGGCCCCGCCGAGCAGGTGGCCGAGGAGATCCGCGCGGCCGGCGGCCGGGCCACCGCCCATGCGGGCGATGTGGGCGACTTCGCGCAGGCGGGCGAGCTGGTCCAGCTCGCGGTCGACACCTACGGCGCACTGGACATCCTGGTCAACAACGCGGGCATCCTGCGCGACCGGATGGTCTTCTCGATGAGTGAGAACGAGTGGGACTCGGTGATCCGGGTCCATCTCAAGGGCCACTTCAACACCATCCGCTTCGCCGCCGCGCACTGGCGCGAGCGGTCCAAGGCGGCGGAGGGCGGCCCGGTCCACGGCCGGATCATCAACACCTCCTCGGAGGCGTTCCTCGCCGGTTCGCCGGGCCAGCCGAACTACGCGGCGGCGAAGGGCGGCATCGTCGGGCTGACCACCTCCACGGCGGTGGCGCTCGCCAAGTACGGGGTGACGGCCAACGTCATCTGCCCGCGCGCCCGCACCCGGATGACCGAGGACGTCTTCGCGGACTTCGAGCTCCCGGAGGACGGCCGGCTCGACGCCCTCGCCCCCGAACACGCGGCCCCGCTGGTCGGCTATCTCGCCTCACCGGCCGCGGCGAAGGTCAGCGGCCAGGTGTTCGTGGTGCACGGCGGCATGGTGGCGATCCTGGAGCGGCCGAAGGTGGCGACCAAGCTGGACGCCAAGGGGGACGCCTTCGGCTTCGAGGAACTGGACGCGGTGCTGACGCCGTACTTCGCGGAGCGGGGCGGGGAGAGCTTCGCGGCGGTGGAGGTGCTGGGCCTCAAGCGGGGGTGACGGGGGGGGGCGGGGCCGGGGTGGGGGCCCGGGGCCCGGGGGTCAGGCCGGGGCTCGGGCCGGGATCCTGGGGCCGGAACCGGGGGGCGCCCCACGATCGCCGGACGGGCTGGACTTCCGCGGGAAATCCAGCCCGTCCCGCGATCGGAGACGCGCCCCGGGGGCCTGGCTGCCTGGCTGCCCTGTGTGAGGACGAACCTGAGGTTCTCGCGACGGTCCTGGAACTCCCAGATCCTGGGACTCTCAGATCCTGGAACACCCAGATCCTGGAACACCCAGATCCTGAGAATCTCAGGCGGCGTTCTCGTTCGGACGTCGGTGGCGGCCGTTGGCCGGAGCCTGGGACTCCTCGGACGCTGCCTGCCCCCGGTGCTTGCCCTGAGAGCCATCGGCCTGGGCCGCGGCGGCGCCCCGCGGGCGCGCCTGGGTCGTGTCGATGTGGGTTTCGGACATGGTGGGTACGTCACCCCGTCAGATCGCTTTGTACTGTGCGAAGGGGGCTGACCACGATGGCGCACGCCCTTCCATGCGCATCGCCCGGGGCGCCCCGCGCGTGACGGAACGCGGGGACGCGCAGCCCCCGATCGAGTCTAACCACGGCGGTGATCCCGGACCCAGCGGGGTGGCCGGGGCTGCGGGGGCCGGGCGAGCGGTGCCTGCTGCAGCGGTACGGGCCGCAGGGCGGGGCTGGTACCGGCGCTGGGATCGGGGTCCGGCTCGGGCCCCATCTCCTGCTCGACCCCGGCCCATGAACCGGTTCCGCCCCACGGCTCGACACCCGATCCGCCCTCGGGCTCCGGCATCCGCACCGGCATCGGCGACCGCTCCCGCGCCGGAACCGGCACCGGCATCGGGACCGGCACTGGCATCGGCTCGGGTGTCCGGGACGGTGTCAGTCCGGCCGTCCGCGAGGGTCTCAGCTCAGGCGTCAGTCCGGCCGTTCGCGACGGTCTCAGCTCCGGTGCCGGTCCAGGCGGCCGCAGCGGCGTCAGCCCAGGCACTCGCGCGGGGTCCGCGCTGCCGGGGCCGCCGACCCGGGTCCACGGTGTGATCCGGGTCGCGATCTCGGCCGCGGGGGCGGTCGCCCGCGGCGTCTGCACGTCCCGCGCCCCGGGCGTTGCCGGATGCGGAGGCCCTGCGGCCACCCGGCCGGAGGACTCGGCGTGCCGCGCGGAGGGCTCGGCCACCCGGCTGGAGGGCTCGGACAACACCCGCGTCACCCGCGCGATCCGCCGCGCCCCCGTCGCTTCGTCCGGCCGCCACGATCCGGTCGCGTTGTCCCTTGGCCACGATCCCGTGGTGCCGTCCGACTGCCACGCCCCTGTCACGTCGTCCGATCGCCACGCTCCGGTTGACTCGTCCTGGTGCCACGACCCCGTCGACTCGTCGCGTCGCCACGACCCGGTCGACTCGTCGCGTCGCCACGACCCGGTCGCGCTGTCCGGTGGCCACGGAGACTCAGGGGTCCCGGACAGCTCCGGCGCCTCGGAGGGTTCCCCCGTACGCGGGGCGCTCAAGGCCCCGGCCGGGGCGCCGATCCCGGTGCCCACCCCGCCCGGGGTGCCGATCACGGCACCCGCCTCACCCGAGACGCCGATCGCGGCACCTGCCGCGCCGCCCGCCCCACCCGAGGCCCCGCCCCCCGCGCCCCCCGCGCCCGCCCCGCCCGACGTGCCGATCCCGGCACCTGCCGCGCCTGCGCCGCCGCCCGCCCCACCCGAGGCCCCGCCCCCGGCGCCCGCCGCGCCCGCCCCACCACCGGCACCCACCGCGCCCACTCCACCCGAGCCACCGATCCCGGCACCCACCGCGCCCACCCCACCCGAAACCCCGCCCGAGACCCCACCCGAAACCCCGCCCGACGCCCCACCCGAAACCCCGCCCGACCCCTCCGGAACGCCCGCCACCCGCGCCGCCCCCGCGCCACCCGTCGCCGCCGCCGGTACCCAGAACCCCCCCGACGGCCTCGGCGCCGCCACCCCCGGAACCCCCGACGGCCGCACCCGGGCCAGTCCGCAGGGCACTTGCGGGGTCGCGTACGGCAGCCGCAGTTCGCCGTCCCGGGTCCACAGGCCCGCGCCCGGAAGCCAGCCCTCCGGGGCCGGGAACTCGCGGAGCCGCCGCTCGGCCGGGCGCCATACGCCCACCCACGGCCGTCCGGCCGCGCCCCGTCCGTCGACGCGGAAGGCCACCGCGCACGCCTCCGGCGTCAGCACCTGACCCGGCTGCACCGCGAACGGCGTGGCCTCCGACCAGCCCGCGGGCCGCAGACAGTCCGGGAACCGCACCGGCCGGGTGCTGCCCAGCACCCCCCACCCCAGCCGCTCCTCCCCGGGCGCGTCGGACCGCAGGAGGAGCAGACCGCTGTCGGGGTCGGCGAGCAGCAGCCGGTCGTCGCTGCGCTCGGTGATCTGCAGCAGTGGGCTGGTCTCACCGCCGCGCCGCAGATCGACCACCACGGTCTTCGTCCGGCCGTCGAGTTCGCGGTCGAGCGCCAGCAGCCGGCCCGTACGGTCCAGCCAACTGCCGCCCGAACAGCGGCCGGGCACCTCGGCCAGATGCTGGGGGGCGAGGACGCCGCCCCCGGCCACCAGCCAGATGGAGGTGGACCGCGGCCCGCGCCCCAGTGCGAACGCGCACAGCCCGCCGGGTGCGGGCGGCAGCAGCGAGACCTCGGCGCGGTCGATGCCGCCGAGCGGGCGCTCGCCGGTGCCGGGGCCGGCCGGGTAGAGCAGCGAGAAGGCGTGGTGCCCGGCCACCCGGCGGTGGATGAGCACCTGCCCGTCGGCCAGGGGCAGCAGTTCGCTGTCCGGCTCCTCGGGCTGGGCGGCGGGCAGTGGCACGGCGTAGGGCTCCGGGCCGTCCAGCGTCCAGCGCTCGGGGTACCAGCAGCACGCCTCGTCGCTGAGCGCGAGCCGCGCGCCGTACGAGCGGTCCGAGGCGATGGTGAAACCCCCTCGTGGCCGGTCGCCGACGCCCCCGGTGAGGGCGGTGTCGAAGGCACAGGCAGTCATCGGTCAGTCACCTCCGGCCACAGAACGTAGTTTTCGTACTCCCTGCCGAAGGCCGTAATGGGTGTGCTCCACCCGTAAGTGTGGCTCTTGCCCGATTCGCCTGAGAGGTCGGGGGTGAATGTGCTGTAAGCGACGGGAGGATGGTTTGTGATTAAAGTAAGGCACACCTAAGTGCGTCTGGCGCGCTCGTGAGAACGGCGCGCCCCTGCAATTCCAGGAGCTCCGTCATGTCCCTGCGCGTCCGCGGCACCGCCGCCCTCGCCCTCGCCCTGGCCGGGGCGCTGTCCCTCGCCGCCTGTGGATCGTCGGACAACGGGGACGGCGCCAAGCGCAACGGCGGGGGCGGCAAGTCCGTCGCCCAGGGCGGCAAGGACTTCGGCTCGGCGGCCGAGCAGACCGCGAAGATGGGCACGGACGCGAAGCCCGGCGCGTTCCCGCGCACCATCACCCACGCGATGGGCAAGACCGAGCTCAAGAGCAAGCCGAAGCGGGTCGTGGTGCTCGACGTCGGCGAGCTGGACAACGTCGTCTCGCTGGGGCTCAAGCCGGTCGGCTACGCCCCCTCCGAGGGTGACCAGGCGATACCCGACTACCTCAAGAAGGACGCCGGGAACCCGAAGAACGTCGGCACCATCAACAACCTCAACCTCGAGGCCATCAACGCCCTCCACCCGGATCTGATCCTCGGCAGCAAGCTGCGCGCCGAGCCGCTCTACGACGAGCTGAAGCAGATCGCCCCGACCGTCTTCGCCATCCGCCCCGGCTTCACCTGGAAGGAGAACTACCTCCTCAACGCCGCGGC
Coding sequences:
- a CDS encoding ABC transporter substrate-binding protein gives rise to the protein MSLRVRGTAALALALAGALSLAACGSSDNGDGAKRNGGGGKSVAQGGKDFGSAAEQTAKMGTDAKPGAFPRTITHAMGKTELKSKPKRVVVLDVGELDNVVSLGLKPVGYAPSEGDQAIPDYLKKDAGNPKNVGTINNLNLEAINALHPDLILGSKLRAEPLYDELKQIAPTVFAIRPGFTWKENYLLNAAALDRTADAERALGAYERKAKKLGEDIGPDKPTVTMLRFMPQATRLYAKASFIGTILEDVGLPRPKNQQINDLAAEIGPERIDEADADWIFTGVYGDPKATKRDQAQSNPLWKKLKAVKDGRAKNVDEETWYLGLGVTAADRVLDDLRGYLVH
- a CDS encoding MaoC/PaaZ C-terminal domain-containing protein → MPIDAAKAISAEPRSTALTWGHKDIQLYHLGIGAGIPATDPEELRYTLESRLHVLPSFATVAGGGMAVAGGMSAPGIDVDLAAVLHGGQTVELHRPIPVSGEATQTSKVAAVYDKGKAAVIVLRSDVADADGPLWTCDTRIFARGEGGFGGERGPSDRVEPPAREPDHTVERAIREDQALLYRLSGDWNPLHADPAFAEVAGFERPILHGLCSYGMVLKAVVDTVLDGDVARVRSYTTRFAGVVYPGETLRVRMWRDEGRVHVTATAVERDDAPVLTDTVVDHV
- a CDS encoding 3-oxoacyl-ACP reductase, whose product is MHRDLTGPLAGSPLTGNAPAGSPLAGSPLNGSPLAGKTAIVTGAGRGLGRAEALELARLGANVVVNDYGQGGRDGSGEASAGPAEQVAEEIRAAGGRATAHAGDVGDFAQAGELVQLAVDTYGALDILVNNAGILRDRMVFSMSENEWDSVIRVHLKGHFNTIRFAAAHWRERSKAAEGGPVHGRIINTSSEAFLAGSPGQPNYAAAKGGIVGLTTSTAVALAKYGVTANVICPRARTRMTEDVFADFELPEDGRLDALAPEHAAPLVGYLASPAAAKVSGQVFVVHGGMVAILERPKVATKLDAKGDAFGFEELDAVLTPYFAERGGESFAAVEVLGLKRG
- a CDS encoding Zn-dependent alcohol dehydrogenase encodes the protein MRAAVLHETGQDKLEVLDDIEAVGFGPGKVRLRLRATGLCHSDLSAMAGVLPQPAPFIPGHEGAGEVLDVGDGVTGLSAGDRVLVCWLPACGDCPACQRGQTELCLTGFMNAGTPNFRRSGGSSQDLFGMSGTGTFAEEIVLPAACAVPIPDDVPYDIAALIGCGVTTGLGAVFNTARVEAGSSVAVIGCGGVGISAIQGARASGAAQIVAVDPVESRREAALRFGATEAVAPDGLDTAKNSVTAGEGFDYVFEVVGRSATARRAYEITRRGGTLCVVGAGALDDFLQFNMFELFFDEKRILPSLYGGGDVLRSYRRTIDLWRAGRIDLEGLITHRVRLGEINEAIGQMRSGEALRTCIEI